A region of Verrucomicrobiota bacterium DNA encodes the following proteins:
- a CDS encoding DUF2892 domain-containing protein, with protein sequence MKPVFSRNIDNKGRLIRGAGALALFVGAAFGFTVSPWLGIALLGSGAFVAFEALRGWCALRACGIKTRL encoded by the coding sequence ATGAAGCCCGTCTTCTCCCGAAACATCGACAACAAAGGCCGCCTCATCCGAGGCGCGGGCGCGCTGGCGTTGTTTGTCGGCGCTGCATTCGGATTCACCGTTTCCCCGTGGCTCGGAATCGCCTTGTTGGGGTCAGGTGCGTTCGTTGCCTTCGAAGCCCTGCGCGGCTGGTGCGCCCTCCGTGCCTGCGGCATCAAGACAAGGCTTTGA